GGATTTCAATTTGCACTCAACATTATAGTAATTTTCAGGATTTTTATCACCCACAACTTTGATTGTAACAATACTTTCAATTTCCAGAGGCCCGTAATCATTAGGCAAACAGACACGTAAGGCATAAGCATTTAAGTTGCACATAATGGGTATGGGTGCAAACAATTGGGAATAAGGAACACGAAGTTCATTGCCGTAATCTATCAAACGAACAGTTGCCTTTTGGACTTCGGGACTGGTTTCCAAAATCTCAGCTCGATAAAACATTTTGTCCAAAGGTGCAGCTACCAAAGCTCCCTCATATATATCCTCGGGATTACAGGGACATTTGTGATTTATCGAACGATTGATTTCAGCCAAAAGCTTACGTAGAGAACTATCATATTTTATATCTGTAACCCACACAATACGTTTATCAATTTCCACTTCTTCTTTAAATTGAATCATAGCCTCAAAAAAACCCTCTGGGGGAGGAAATGGTACACGCCAAGTACATGGTTTTGCCGAAAGTGGTTTTACAACCGACACAGTGGAAGCTGCAGTAGGTGCTGCTTTGGGAACCATGGTGAAGTCTTCATCATTAAGCAAATTTTTTGGTTTCGGCTTATTGCAATTAACGGGATTACTAGAACGGCGAGTTTCATTCAGATTGTGTGCAGATCCGTAAGGTCGTCGTTGACTGCCTCCAGTTCTATCCAAGTGCATATTGCTTGATACAgactttaacatatttataggtactaaatttctgcaataaatacaatattttacatGGAAGGAAAtctgaaatattgaaaaaaaaacttacggaAACTTGTAGCATTTTGATTTGTGATCCTGCCAGTCGTTTACTTGACACTGGGAACTGCAATAAGGCTCCAAACAGCGTTCACATTTAAATTGGGCAGCTTGTCCACATTTCGAACAAACTACTTCATCCATTTCGATTGTAAATCTATCctattttttaaacgatttaaaaaaaactcggaCAAAAACGTGCTTAAGTGCTTCAGAACTCAAACAATTGAAAGCGTCAGTATTATAACGGCagttaaagtataaaaaaatgttccgTTAATCAGTGTTGCAAAATTGCGAATGTTTATAATCAGAGttgtatttaattgtaatacgTTTGTAATagaacatctaaaaaaaataatagaacagtttataaacaattacgctgcgtttacacatgcaagtagattCATGAAAGTTCAGAATAcgtattattatcgaaaatgtctaaaatacatcgaaatgtcTGCAAGTTGTTtaagcgtttacacatgcaattaaaagttcattttgtaaatgttagcgaaggagaatgatgtcttcaaaatgccacaaatataagaaaattacagctaatttgataaataaaccttttatataccttgaaaccaaattttattatttttattaataacaataaagtgttaccatgataaatttttcaaaaactatttattggcAACTCTATTTGTCTTCACTTGTATGAAAGTGTCGAAAATCACTGTCCCCTTAAATTCAGTAGgcagcaaggcgaatttatacaaggtggagtcagtcaaacagctgataacttttttttcgctttttggttctatcaactgtcaaagcttgtttttatatttaaatatctacttattctaagcttattaacaaaatatttattgtttacataaataagtaaagcactCACtgttcaattatctacactatattaagtttaaatacttatttgtttaatttttcattttggttttttgacatttgttaaccCCCCGTTGCCACATGCAAGTAATTACTTGTAAGTAATGAATACGTATTATCATCGAAaataattagtgactaccttgtatcaacaaaaaggtattattttgagttaatacaaaaatttaaatagaaataggtatatcgtatattttcataaaaaatgtattattttgaattgagcctcaagttaaatataatcaaattgttttatttaaatttggttgtactttgagttgatactgttttgttgataaaataatacaaaaaaaatatcgatgTTCCAGAAAAATGGTAGTAactcaaaaaattgatttatttttcaataattgctaaaaatttaaagaaaaacaacgtaaatatattttcaaatggaatttgcttactatgatgtattcggattttcaaattctcttaaaatgtaatcacaaacagttttaaaattttgacaattaaactcaaaattttaaaattttgagtttaattGTTGAATAAGTGCGATATGTTGAAACTTTTGTCTGTGAagggaaattatattttaaaatttactatgaaatttataaaatgattttaaaacaaaatttcataaatcaaaatttcattgTGAATTAGAGTATTTGTTTCTATTTGAAAGCAATTGTTtggggaaatttaaaaaaatatctgttaactatttgtttctatttgAAAGCAATTGTTtggggaaatttaaaaaaatatctgttAACTATTTGCTTTATCCAATTAAACCAATTGTGTAATTAAAATTGAACAATTGATTAATTGATTTGATTAAGGAACTGTTTCTGTAAAATAcaattattatgtatttttaacGTAATTTcgtttatataatttaaaagtaaatttttaatttgactcAAGTTCATTTATTATATGTAATTAGTCTGTATAAATTCAAcgaattttagacaattggcaaattgtttaattattttttttataattaaaagaatagaaaaaatacagttggttttaatttcataacatattgttttatttttaaaatttttaatgtttttttttggattttttgttttttttttcatttgacttttttaaaattttttatattgcattttttgatacaaaaaagctttgctttaaataaaaaagttaaaattaaataaaaaataaaagttaacataaaaaataagcgTAATTGTGCGTAAAAAGTTTTCAACTTtacgaaaattttttgtttaaattataaattgttaagCTTGcttctttgttttgttttataattagaAACAGGGATAAGAGACCACGATTGGATAGAGGTCGATTGCACGGACGGACGGACTGCCATACATACGTATTTATAGTATAATGcacacaatttaaaaatgattgtttttataaattacaattttaaaattttaaactatacacaaattcaactaaaaaaataatagataaaaataaaaagttctaAAATATAAGAGAGGGGTTCTACGAATGtataaattaactaaattaaattataaaaaataaataataagtaatAATTCTTAGAATCTACTAAAGGGTATTCAATgacaatttgtttgtttaaataagcttcctttgttgcttttgttaaatattagtGCGTGTGTGAATAATTTTTTGGATTCTTAAAAATGTCTGGATTTTAAATTGATAACATTAACAttcaataacttaaaaaaagcaaaaaaataattgttataaaataaaaatacaaatgttgTCTGTGCGTGGGAGGGCGAGGggtcaaaacataaaaatcaacaaaaagaataataataattaaataataactaaaaatgacaataacaatgacaatactttttacaaaaatttgttttttttttttgaagggcAGGCAGTTGATTTGATGCTATTCTGTTTGATTTTTAAACCATAAGTCTTGAGCGAGATTTCTTGATACGCTGTGTAGCACCACCCAAACCATCACCGTTCCATGACTTTGACTTGGCACGGAAATGACGATATTCCTCATTGTACGATGGCTCCAACATGGGGCGGTAAGCATTAGGGGTGCAGTGTTCAACGTGAGTTTCGAAGAATTCTTTGTAACCATTGTGCAACAAATAGATTTCGGGATAATCCAAGGCGGGGTAAGCCATAGTGTTGCGCTCACGGTCTAAGTTGCGCAAGAAACGGGACAATTTGGGACCGCGTTCCGATGAGAATTCACAGTGGAATATGATGATATTGCGTTTGATGCCCGATGCCTCATTGCTGCTTTGTTGTGGTTCAGTCTTTTTTTGGGTCAAGAATTCTTCGATGATTTGCTCTTGTGTGTATAAGTTCTTGGCACCTTCGATGTGACCACCCTCGTACTCATAGGGATAACGACAGTCAATGATTTTATAGTTGGATACTTTGTCATTGAAGTCACCGTTTAATAGGCGAGCTACGGTATGGCTGGTAATTGACTTGAGATCACGATGGCGTCCTTCGATGAGAGGTAAAGCGTATGGCCTACTAAAATCACCGATTAGATCGGGTTCGTCTGTGCTTTCGGAACGATTTAGGGCGGACATGATTTCAGCATCATTCATAGACATGCATTTGCGTAAGGTGGGGCGGGTTGTTGTGGTTGCGCTGGTCAAAGAAGAGCACGATGATGAAGTGGCGGGTGAGGTTTTGCTGTTGACTGTAAACGAGCCATCGATATTCTCCTTTTCGGCACCGCGGTAGCGTTTCGTTTGTATGGGCGAGCAGGTGGTGGATGGTGGCTCTGGACGCTTGAAGCAGCAATTGCCATTGAGGCGGGAATTGAAGGGGGTGGTGGAGGTGGTACTGGCATTAACATTTTCGGGTGTCTTTGGCTGGAATTGGTTGTTTTCAGTCATGCTCAGGCAACGTCTTACTGAAGGTCTGCGCATTTCTGGTGTTTTAACAGGAGAGTTTTTAATGATTTGGCCCGAAATTAAAGAACTCAAATCGCTGGGAAAATTTAAGCCGTTTGATTGAGAGGGTTGATCCAAATTTTCCATATCAAAGAATTCCATATACTCATCATCCATGGATGATTCAATGGACCCGGTAGATGACATACTGTGCAAAAGACGGAATCCTTTGGAGGGTGTGTTTGTACTAAGTGCGGTGCTACGGTTGACATTTTTTGTAGTCAACTTGCGAGACTGCAAGAATTTTGATTTCTCAACAACTTGGAAACGTTGGGGAGAGCCCTCTGGTGATAGAAGACCCATAAACTGGGGACTGGCAGTGAAATGACGATTTTGACCGACATGATCATCATCGTAGAACGACAATTCTTCCATTGCCATATCGGACATGGAAGCATCTAAGTTCAAACGACGAGAAGATGGATTACGTCCTGAACGTTGGATTTGAAAGCTAAAatgaaaagaataaataaaacaaattaataaattgtttaaatagaaatgttcatataaaatttattgacaaTTTACAGTAAAATTCTAAGAGGATTCTCTTCCAAAATAAAAACCGAAAACTGTACAATCATGTTGAGGGTAGAAATACTACTGAACGAACACAATATCATAGCGCAGGAGTAACTCAATTCAGCAATTACACTGCTCTGACTAGaagtgtgtgagtgtgtgtgtgagtgtgaaGGTTCATTAAACTCAtctagaaattttattattttattctgtGGAGGGTTGTTGGCTGTTGGCTGGTGTTTGGTTGGCGTattacaaaatatacaaaaacaattttgtactTTAGTTTACTTATGTATATAGCACATGGTGTTTTGAAGAGTAATTTTggaattggaatttttttctaaattagaaaaaataaaattactagGGGTTTTCAATAACACACAAACTATATATGTAGAACGTGTTATGGGAACTAAACAATATAATGCAGATGTTTGCCTGCGACTGAACTTGTAcagaatgtaaacaaaacatttttttagttttatttcgaAGGAAAGTCTTCCTTCAAAGGAAGTATTTTTGTGTGactaagaaacaaaaaattgctGAAGCAAGAAGTTAAAAAAGAGGAACATTTTGTAAGGCAGCTGCCTGTTAACATGAAAATGTTACGCTTTGTTGGCTGACTGAATGTTGGCCAAGAAGAcacaagaaaaacaacaacaagaaccaACATGATTATTGGGTCAGGTCGAAACTGTGATAAAACAACGGTGCGCTAAAATGTTACACcggttcgtttttttttaatttttgtttttcttttgttgtttaatGTTTATGAATGAATTCCCCAAAACAAAACAGATAAAAATGAGTAAAGCTCCCCTTTAGTATAGAGCACAGCGAATGGGcgaaagcttttattttcaataaacttTTGCTTTCATTTGAAGGTTGTGGTAGAAAAAGAAttcaagaaatttaattttaaaaaatcacagtTCAAGTTCACTTCTTGCAAACATTCTTtcaatgtgtttttattttgcagGTAATCCAcagttttgcaaaaataaaatttttttttttgttataacacCAAAAGCATAAAGTTGTTAAATTACCTTTGGCAATCCATGGCAATATCTCCAGATTCTTCAATGATTGATTCCCACATCATTTTGAAAGAATGTTGTGTGTGTTAAGagttgaaatattgtttttgttaaaaaaattgctaaaacacaatttttacacTTGGGTTTTTGTTAATGCactaattttgaatttgtttgcgaaaaatttttgtttaaatggtagatattttgttttttggttaaaatgtcttttttttaataattaatgttcatattgcaaaatttgtttcttttgacTTTTAGTTGTTAagtacaaattaaataattttttagtttataatattccaattatttgttttaattttatttgtaagcaGTAGTAATTTAAAGCAATTGCTGCTTTACTGCTGTTACTATGCGATGACGAGGAGAAGAGTAGAACTCGAATGACTGACTATCTTGAAGAACACCGAGTTTATATACACGACGTCAACGTTCAAAATATCTGCAGCGCAAACGTTATATTCCTGCTCAAAACCCACCACCAGAAGCAGAAAtcgaacagcaacaacaaaatctcTCTGCTAACACAAAGCAGAGGTGGCTagcacaacaaaaacaacattatcGAAATCAGCTGGGTAGTAAATGAAAAAAGAGAACGCACGACATACAAATGAGAAAGCAATACTGTAAAGGATCTTGAGAtacaaaaacacaacaacaatacaagcatacaagaaaattaaacaatCTTATAGAAACAATACAACAGCAACTAcatactaaaatatttaaaaaaataagcagtaaaagaagaaaactgaaaaaaaactaaaagagatcttaaaatgaattaaacaaaaataccaaTAACAAGAACATatgatttttgttattgtacaaTTTTTGATGAGATTTACTTTTCGAGCAAGAGAAGAATCCTTTCAATGTTTTTCCATTCCTTGTCAAAGAGAACAAGTGTATAACAgagaaactttaaaaaataggagaaattaaatataaaacaaaccgGAATAAATACAACAAGAATTTTCGaggtgttgtttttgttgttttcaagcTACACCGGGGGTCTTATTAaattcttttcttattttttcaaatcTCTACCTTTTAGGCAAAGACAGCCTAAACAACATAGAAGAAATCTCAGCAAGTCATCAGCTGAGCCAAGGCAAAGGAGACCATTattaaaactaagaaaaaatattgtatatgatCATGACTTGTTTGCTaggtaattttttattatgtgACCCATCACAAGATATTTATACATaggaatatgtattttttagtcGTTAATTACTTTAAAAGAATTTAACTCGGTAGGGGAACCCTTTTCTAAATATGTAAACTTCATCGAAAATTTCCATGATTAGGTGGGGCCCAAAaacacgtacatacatatagaaaatattaggaataactatttattatttactttattttatattttaatgaaaatattacgtatttttttttatttaaactcgaAAACTATAATTTAGTAATTGTTCTGCAATCCGTTTTCTATTCACTTTGGAGGCTGTATATCGAATGCCAAACTTAATTTTGGCGCGCAAGCTTTTATAGCTCCAAGCTCccaaacaatgcaaaaacaaaaaataataaaaagataa
The nucleotide sequence above comes from Calliphora vicina chromosome 1, idCalVici1.1, whole genome shotgun sequence. Encoded proteins:
- the stg gene encoding M-phase inducer phosphatase isoform X2, with translation MMWESIIEESGDIAMDCQSFQIQRSGRNPSSRRLNLDASMSDMAMEELSFYDDDHVGQNRHFTASPQFMGLLSPEGSPQRFQVVEKSKFLQSRKLTTKNVNRSTALSTNTPSKGFRLLHSMSSTGSIESSMDDEYMEFFDMENLDQPSQSNGLNFPSDLSSLISGQIIKNSPVKTPEMRRPSVRRCLSMTENNQFQPKTPENVNASTTSTTPFNSRLNGNCCFKRPEPPSTTCSPIQTKRYRGAEKENIDGSFTVNSKTSPATSSSCSSLTSATTTTRPTLRKCMSMNDAEIMSALNRSESTDEPDLIGDFSRPYALPLIEGRHRDLKSITSHTVARLLNGDFNDKVSNYKIIDCRYPYEYEGGHIEGAKNLYTQEQIIEEFLTQKKTEPQQSSNEASGIKRNIIIFHCEFSSERGPKLSRFLRNLDRERNTMAYPALDYPEIYLLHNGYKEFFETHVEHCTPNAYRPMLEPSYNEEYRHFRAKSKSWNGDGLGGATQRIKKSRSRLMV
- the stg gene encoding M-phase inducer phosphatase isoform X1 — encoded protein: MESATLTPSSSMHDHKSEEWKKLKRISERYLEPDDDDASLSGDADEFAIENAQSKRFKGLVGSALDDSCFESPVNIGAMLRPKRIFQNASRFQNMHNNQHVFLSPITEISNNLNDTSLNSKHSLEMSQLEADHGFDDGTTPIKRFRSSGLPQSKLFVESELYNEDAKIISTKGHCMDDKLGDEESLSCLESSFQIQRSGRNPSSRRLNLDASMSDMAMEELSFYDDDHVGQNRHFTASPQFMGLLSPEGSPQRFQVVEKSKFLQSRKLTTKNVNRSTALSTNTPSKGFRLLHSMSSTGSIESSMDDEYMEFFDMENLDQPSQSNGLNFPSDLSSLISGQIIKNSPVKTPEMRRPSVRRCLSMTENNQFQPKTPENVNASTTSTTPFNSRLNGNCCFKRPEPPSTTCSPIQTKRYRGAEKENIDGSFTVNSKTSPATSSSCSSLTSATTTTRPTLRKCMSMNDAEIMSALNRSESTDEPDLIGDFSRPYALPLIEGRHRDLKSITSHTVARLLNGDFNDKVSNYKIIDCRYPYEYEGGHIEGAKNLYTQEQIIEEFLTQKKTEPQQSSNEASGIKRNIIIFHCEFSSERGPKLSRFLRNLDRERNTMAYPALDYPEIYLLHNGYKEFFETHVEHCTPNAYRPMLEPSYNEEYRHFRAKSKSWNGDGLGGATQRIKKSRSRLMV